Proteins encoded by one window of Deinococcus seoulensis:
- a CDS encoding rhamnulokinase: MSAELSGAPTRHVAIDLGASSGRVALGTVQDGWLEVEVLHRFPNGGVPVSGGLQWDILGLWREVLHGLTLAGQRGVVASVGVNSWAVDYGLLDAHGELLGGVHHYRSPRLDGVMERVRTDLGDDAIYEATGIQFLPFNTLYQLAAERPERLAEAEVLLMVPDLLHFWLCGAKATERTNASTTGLYDPRTGDWAWALVDAAGIPRALLPHIVEPGTDLGELRPDVVRETGLTGTRVIAPATHDTASAVAAVPAGEEGGWAYVSSGTWSLVGVESPRPVLTDAARNMNLTNEAGLGGTTRLLKNVMGLWIVQECRRAWNADFAALYADAAALSTGGPVFDPDDARFLAPGTDMPARVQAACRETGQPVPQTPPEIVRCVLDSLARRIADVLDGLEAVTGTPIDTLYVVGGGSQGDLLNQLTADATGRPVIAGPVEATLIGNLLVQARAGGHLGGARLRDVVRASSELQTFTPSSGPARAPRAGTGQTVGEVIP, encoded by the coding sequence ATGTCCGCTGAGCTGAGCGGCGCGCCCACCCGCCACGTCGCCATCGACCTGGGCGCGTCGAGCGGCCGCGTGGCCCTCGGGACGGTGCAGGACGGGTGGCTGGAGGTGGAGGTGCTGCACCGCTTCCCGAACGGCGGCGTGCCCGTAAGCGGCGGGTTGCAGTGGGACATCCTGGGCCTGTGGCGCGAGGTCCTGCACGGCCTGACGCTGGCCGGGCAGCGCGGCGTGGTCGCCAGCGTGGGCGTGAACTCCTGGGCGGTCGATTACGGCCTGCTGGACGCGCACGGGGAGTTGCTGGGCGGCGTGCACCACTACCGCTCGCCGCGCCTGGACGGCGTGATGGAGCGTGTCCGCACCGACCTGGGCGACGACGCCATCTATGAGGCGACCGGCATCCAGTTCCTGCCGTTCAACACGCTGTACCAGCTGGCCGCCGAGAGACCGGAACGGCTGGCAGAGGCGGAGGTGCTGCTGATGGTGCCGGACCTGCTGCACTTCTGGCTGTGCGGCGCAAAGGCCACCGAGCGCACGAACGCCAGCACCACGGGGCTGTACGACCCGCGCACCGGCGACTGGGCGTGGGCACTGGTGGACGCCGCCGGGATTCCCCGCGCGCTGCTGCCCCACATCGTGGAGCCCGGCACCGACCTGGGCGAATTGCGTCCAGACGTGGTCAGGGAGACAGGATTGACCGGTACGCGCGTGATCGCGCCCGCCACGCACGACACCGCGTCCGCCGTGGCCGCCGTGCCCGCGGGCGAGGAGGGGGGCTGGGCGTACGTGTCGAGCGGCACGTGGAGCCTCGTGGGCGTGGAATCACCGCGCCCCGTCCTGACCGATGCGGCACGGAACATGAACCTCACGAACGAGGCGGGCTTAGGCGGCACGACCCGCCTGCTGAAGAACGTGATGGGCCTGTGGATCGTGCAGGAATGCCGCCGCGCGTGGAACGCCGACTTCGCCGCCCTGTACGCGGACGCGGCTGCCCTCTCCACCGGCGGTCCGGTGTTCGACCCGGACGACGCGCGCTTCCTCGCGCCCGGCACGGACATGCCAGCGCGCGTGCAGGCCGCGTGCCGTGAGACCGGCCAGCCCGTGCCCCAGACGCCACCCGAGATCGTGCGCTGCGTCCTCGACAGCCTCGCGCGGCGCATCGCGGACGTGCTGGACGGCCTGGAGGCCGTGACGGGCACGCCCATCGACACGCTGTACGTGGTGGGCGGCGGCTCGCAGGGCGACCTGCTGAACCAGCTCACGGCCGACGCCACCGGCCGTCCCGTGATCGCCGGCCCCGTCGAGGCGACCCTGATCGGGAACCTGCTCGTGCAGGCGCGGGCGGGCGGGCACCTGGGCGGCGCGCGCTTGCGGGACGTGGTGCGGGCCAGCAGTGAGCTGCAGACCTTCACGCCGTCCTCCGGTCCTGCCCGTGCGCCGCGTGCCGGGACGGGGCAGACTGTGGGGGAGGTGATCCCTTGA
- a CDS encoding (Fe-S)-binding protein yields the protein MKIDLFVTCLNDALFPKTGQATVALLERLGHEVRFNAAQTCCGQMHLNTGYRADALGLVRKFVRDFRDAEVIVLPSGSCAAMLRELAPDAAHWEGDETLRSEVQALSGRIFELSEFLVRKLGVEDVGAAYPHRVTYHPTCHAMRSLRVGDAPLRLLRHVRGLTLLELPHADECCGFGGTFSVKNPDVSTAMLADKARHILETGAEACTAGDNSCLMHIGGGLHRLRSGARTVHLAEILASTPERVWA from the coding sequence TTGAAAATCGATCTGTTCGTCACCTGCCTGAACGACGCACTGTTCCCGAAGACCGGGCAGGCGACCGTGGCACTGCTGGAGCGTCTGGGGCATGAGGTGCGCTTCAATGCCGCGCAGACCTGCTGCGGGCAGATGCACCTGAACACCGGGTACCGCGCGGACGCGCTGGGTCTGGTGCGTAAGTTCGTGCGGGACTTCCGGGACGCGGAGGTGATCGTCCTGCCGAGCGGGTCGTGCGCCGCGATGCTGCGTGAGCTGGCGCCGGACGCCGCGCACTGGGAGGGCGACGAGACCCTGCGGAGTGAGGTGCAGGCGCTCTCCGGCCGCATCTTCGAACTCAGCGAGTTCCTGGTGAGGAAGCTGGGGGTCGAGGATGTCGGCGCGGCGTACCCGCACCGCGTCACGTACCACCCGACCTGCCACGCCATGCGCTCCCTGCGGGTGGGGGACGCGCCGCTGCGGCTGCTGCGCCACGTGCGCGGCCTGACGCTGCTGGAGCTGCCGCACGCGGACGAGTGCTGCGGCTTCGGCGGGACGTTCAGCGTGAAGAACCCCGACGTGAGTACCGCCATGCTCGCCGACAAGGCCCGGCACATCCTGGAAACGGGTGCGGAGGCCTGCACGGCCGGGGACAACTCCTGCCTGATGCACATCGGCGGCGGCCTGCACCGCCTGCGCAGCGGCGCCAGGACCGTTCACCTCGCCGAGATCCTCGCGAGCACCCCTGAGCGGGTGTGGGCGTGA
- a CDS encoding lactate utilization protein B, with the protein MSGLHPEQSFPQAAKAEVNNPQLRANLRKVTTTIREKRLKAVGELPHWEELRVLGAATKDEALANLSDRLLELESSVRARGGHVHWARDAAEARELVAQIARGHGVTELIKVKSITSDEIELNAALDAHGIHAIETDLAELIVQLSRDTPSHILVPAIHRNRAEIQALFNRELGDPEHLSDEPAVLAGAARRYLRQKFLTTRMAVSGANFAVADTGTVCVVESEGNGRMCLTLPEVLVSVMGIEKVLATWEDVSVFMELLPRSSTAERMNPYTSFWSGVTPGDGPQEFHLILLDNGRTDVLADEVGRQTLRCIRCSACLNVCPVYERAGGHAYGSVYPGPIGAVLTPQLLHMQDKNANTLPGASSLCGACFDACPVRIDIPQVLIYLRGEVNAGKGTTLESVAMGAMRYAMSEGWRFEGAVKLARTGQGPLVHDGQITALPGLLGGWTQSRDLNPFPPQSFREWWKKREPGGES; encoded by the coding sequence GTGAGCGGCCTGCACCCGGAGCAGTCCTTCCCGCAGGCCGCGAAGGCCGAGGTGAACAACCCGCAGCTGCGCGCCAACCTCCGCAAGGTCACGACCACCATCCGCGAGAAGCGCCTGAAGGCCGTGGGCGAGCTGCCCCACTGGGAGGAGCTGCGCGTGCTGGGCGCGGCCACCAAGGACGAGGCGCTCGCGAACCTGAGCGACCGCCTGCTGGAACTGGAATCGAGCGTCCGGGCGCGCGGCGGGCACGTGCACTGGGCGCGGGACGCGGCCGAGGCGCGCGAACTCGTGGCGCAGATCGCGCGGGGGCACGGGGTCACGGAACTCATCAAGGTCAAGAGCATCACGTCCGACGAGATCGAGCTGAACGCGGCGCTGGACGCGCACGGCATCCACGCCATCGAGACCGATCTGGCCGAACTGATCGTGCAACTGTCGCGCGACACGCCCAGCCACATCCTGGTGCCCGCCATTCACCGCAACCGCGCCGAGATTCAGGCGCTGTTCAACCGCGAACTCGGCGACCCCGAGCACCTGTCGGACGAGCCCGCCGTGCTGGCCGGGGCGGCGCGCCGCTACCTGCGGCAGAAGTTCCTGACCACGAGGATGGCCGTGTCCGGCGCGAACTTCGCGGTTGCCGACACCGGAACCGTGTGCGTCGTGGAGTCCGAGGGCAACGGCCGCATGTGCCTGACGCTGCCGGAGGTGCTCGTCAGCGTCATGGGCATCGAGAAGGTACTGGCGACCTGGGAGGACGTCAGCGTCTTCATGGAACTCCTGCCGCGCTCCAGCACGGCCGAGCGCATGAACCCGTACACGTCCTTCTGGAGTGGCGTGACGCCCGGCGACGGCCCGCAGGAATTCCACCTGATCCTGCTGGACAACGGCCGCACCGACGTCCTGGCCGACGAGGTCGGGCGGCAGACGCTGCGCTGCATCCGCTGCTCGGCGTGCCTGAACGTCTGCCCCGTGTACGAGCGGGCGGGCGGGCACGCGTACGGCAGCGTGTACCCCGGGCCGATCGGCGCGGTCCTCACGCCGCAACTGCTGCACATGCAGGATAAGAACGCGAACACCCTGCCCGGCGCGTCCAGCCTGTGCGGCGCGTGCTTCGACGCCTGCCCGGTGCGGATCGACATCCCGCAGGTGCTGATCTACCTGCGCGGCGAGGTGAACGCCGGGAAGGGCACGACCCTGGAATCCGTCGCGATGGGCGCCATGCGCTACGCCATGAGCGAGGGCTGGCGTTTCGAGGGAGCCGTGAAACTCGCCCGGACCGGCCAGGGGCCGCTCGTGCATGACGGGCAGATCACGGCCCTGCCGGGCCTGCTGGGCGGCTGGACGCAGAGCCGCGACCTGAATCCCTTCCCGCCGCAGAGTTTCCGCGAATGGTGGAAGAAGCGCGAACCGGGAGGGGAATCGTGA
- a CDS encoding LutC/YkgG family protein: MSNAEARLEILTRINRATQGAQTPQRPAYPRAATQSREDVLLTFEDRILDYRAGFVRVPASGVRGAVRAALGDARRVVVPDGLDAAWLPDSLDAAWLPDSLDVLRDEPTLTHAELDGADAVVTGCAVAVARTGTIILDHGPGQGRRALTLVPDTHVCVIHAHQIVPDVLDGVQALAPAVRAGQPLTWLSGGSATSDIELVRVEGVHGPRHLRVIVISD; encoded by the coding sequence GTGAGCAATGCCGAGGCCAGACTGGAGATCCTGACCCGCATCAACCGCGCCACGCAGGGCGCACAGACGCCACAGCGGCCCGCGTATCCCCGCGCGGCCACGCAGTCCCGCGAGGACGTGCTGCTCACCTTCGAGGACCGCATCCTGGACTACCGCGCCGGGTTCGTGCGGGTACCGGCGAGCGGCGTGCGCGGGGCGGTGCGGGCCGCCCTGGGCGACGCGCGGCGCGTGGTCGTCCCGGACGGCCTGGACGCCGCGTGGCTCCCGGACAGCCTGGACGCCGCGTGGCTCCCGGACAGCCTGGACGTCCTGCGCGACGAGCCGACCCTCACCCACGCGGAACTCGACGGCGCGGACGCGGTCGTGACCGGGTGCGCGGTCGCCGTGGCCCGCACCGGCACGATCATCCTCGACCACGGTCCCGGCCAGGGCCGCCGCGCCCTGACCCTCGTGCCGGACACGCACGTGTGCGTCATTCACGCGCACCAGATCGTGCCGGACGTGCTGGACGGCGTGCAGGCGCTCGCCCCGGCCGTCCGCGCCGGGCAGCCCCTGACGTGGCTCAGCGGCGGCAGCGCCACCAGCGACATCGAACTCGTGCGCGTCGAGGGCGTCCACGGACCGAGGCACCTGCGCGTGATCGTCATCAGCGACTGA
- a CDS encoding GGDEF domain-containing protein, translating into MNALILLQLSRQDDPLQQAGRALPGLLISLGLLLLTLWPRASLRALQRVAVSVLLLWFAANVQNVTVTQRPVASGLLIHLILVALFAFTWLSLRSAALMVCAGYALLLLAAFASRQPDVPGVLLTGLTLPVIWYLTQHGLAVNRERIRSEALLTLATTDPLTGILNRRAGQAALDDAAARHAATPHLLCVALLDIDHFKRINDSLGHQTGDRVLVAVAAVLHGGLPPGGAVIRWGGEEFLLLLPGQTLAQARVRVLDLLGRVRQLRLPGIQPVTLSGGVAVLSQAGSASVLLDQADRFLYDAKAAGRDRLRSATAPGTLDDL; encoded by the coding sequence GTGAACGCCCTGATCCTGCTGCAACTGTCCAGGCAGGACGATCCGCTTCAGCAGGCGGGCCGCGCCCTGCCCGGACTGCTGATCTCGCTGGGACTGCTGCTGCTGACCCTCTGGCCCCGCGCGAGCCTGCGTGCCCTGCAACGCGTGGCGGTCAGCGTGCTGCTGCTCTGGTTCGCTGCGAACGTGCAGAACGTGACGGTCACGCAGCGGCCGGTCGCGTCGGGCCTGCTGATTCACCTGATTCTGGTGGCGCTGTTCGCGTTCACGTGGCTGAGCCTGCGTTCCGCCGCCCTGATGGTCTGCGCGGGGTACGCGCTGCTGCTGCTCGCCGCGTTCGCCAGCCGCCAGCCGGACGTGCCGGGCGTGCTGCTGACCGGGCTGACCCTGCCGGTCATCTGGTACCTCACGCAGCACGGACTGGCCGTGAACCGCGAACGCATCCGCAGCGAGGCCCTCCTGACCCTGGCGACCACCGACCCGCTGACCGGGATCCTGAACCGCCGCGCCGGGCAGGCCGCCCTGGACGACGCCGCCGCCCGGCACGCCGCGACCCCGCACCTGCTGTGCGTCGCGCTGCTGGACATCGACCACTTCAAACGCATCAACGACAGCCTCGGGCACCAGACGGGCGACCGGGTGCTGGTGGCCGTGGCGGCCGTCCTGCACGGGGGCCTGCCGCCCGGCGGGGCCGTGATCCGCTGGGGCGGCGAGGAATTCCTGCTGCTCCTGCCCGGCCAGACACTCGCGCAGGCCCGCGTGCGTGTCCTGGACCTGCTGGGCCGCGTGCGGCAGTTGCGGCTGCCCGGCATTCAACCCGTCACGCTCAGCGGCGGCGTCGCCGTCCTGAGTCAGGCGGGGTCGGCCAGCGTGCTGCTCGACCAGGCGGACCGCTTCCTGTACGACGCGAAAGCTGCCGGGCGCGACCGCCTGCGCAGCGCCACCGCGCCCGGCACCCTGGACGACCTCTGA
- a CDS encoding ATP-binding protein: protein MPVPPDPDASASAHLSDRLQAVTEALAAASRQDDVLAVVLTSARDALGATAGSVLLLDPPGQSLTLISAQERSRELSRLGQAGPLDVHGPVRDALEKREALFFEDQRSLGQRYPRWPHAQGSQPQEPHAQEAQSQLPIGVPGAAVATAVLPMLLGDHPLGALTVDFQEPHHFTDPEIRFLRSLTAQCAVALDRAQLRQELEARVEARTAELEGERAALDAFVAYKEAVGAESDVHVLAGQAIRVVQAGLQHVSAAYYELEGGWWKARVWSEDVAPDVAAEIQAGVPEDAPDFSSAARSQTAVFADGWNADANDLPSTGTYGAVALLPLTVNGETRSLFAVGTQDARIWSDREKALVRAVTRGLGITLERTEITRQLQARNAELDARTQALEAFARLTQDLATHGDPHEFVRRAQEVTLSLLPPGYALYYEQDGAHWRNRVQVGSVGNDDLQAFIDAGPPVGHTPSVDVPWTTGQAYYQDDYARGSDTPPEIVQHVNTVASLPVFRHGAVVGVLIAVLFDGRQWTPTDRVTLDTVVRSLGLALERAEQAGELRRRTEQLERSNAELEQFAYVASHDLQAPIRAVTSFAGIMERRYGSLLDERGQLYLRQIVTSGEHMKQLVDDLLTFSRVHTEPHEVLPVDSAAVFDRVAQRLQVDAPDAQVTRAALPTVRADALQLDQLLQNLISNGLKYRRPDVTPHVRVSAERDGPVWRFAVADNGIGIEPQYFGRIFEIFQRLHVRETYEGTGIGLAVCKKIVEQHGGQLWLDSTPGEGSTFYFTLPDAG from the coding sequence ATGCCTGTCCCCCCTGACCCTGACGCTTCCGCGAGCGCTCACCTGAGTGACCGCCTTCAGGCCGTCACGGAAGCGCTCGCAGCTGCCAGCCGTCAGGACGACGTGCTCGCGGTGGTCCTCACCTCTGCCCGTGACGCGCTGGGCGCCACCGCCGGGTCCGTGCTGCTGCTCGACCCGCCCGGCCAGTCCCTGACCCTGATCAGCGCCCAGGAGCGCAGCCGTGAACTGTCGCGGCTGGGGCAGGCCGGACCGCTGGACGTTCACGGGCCGGTCCGTGACGCGCTGGAGAAACGCGAGGCGCTGTTCTTCGAGGATCAGCGGTCCCTTGGGCAGCGCTACCCTCGGTGGCCGCACGCCCAGGGGTCACAGCCTCAGGAACCGCACGCCCAGGAAGCGCAGTCGCAACTGCCGATCGGCGTGCCGGGCGCGGCGGTCGCCACGGCCGTGCTGCCCATGCTGCTCGGTGATCACCCGCTGGGCGCGCTGACGGTGGACTTCCAGGAACCGCATCACTTCACCGACCCCGAAATCCGGTTCCTGCGGAGCCTGACCGCCCAGTGCGCCGTGGCCCTGGACCGCGCGCAACTCCGCCAGGAACTCGAGGCGCGCGTCGAGGCCCGCACCGCCGAACTCGAGGGAGAGCGCGCCGCGCTGGACGCCTTCGTGGCATACAAGGAAGCCGTGGGTGCCGAGAGTGACGTGCACGTCCTGGCCGGGCAGGCAATCCGGGTCGTGCAGGCCGGACTGCAGCACGTGAGCGCCGCGTACTACGAACTGGAGGGCGGCTGGTGGAAGGCGCGCGTGTGGTCCGAGGACGTGGCGCCGGACGTCGCCGCCGAAATCCAGGCGGGCGTGCCCGAGGACGCCCCGGATTTCAGCAGCGCGGCCCGCTCGCAGACGGCGGTGTTCGCGGACGGCTGGAACGCCGACGCGAACGACCTGCCCAGCACCGGCACGTACGGCGCGGTCGCGCTGCTCCCCCTGACCGTGAACGGCGAGACCCGCAGCCTGTTCGCGGTGGGTACCCAGGACGCCCGCATCTGGAGTGACCGTGAAAAGGCGCTGGTGCGCGCCGTCACGCGCGGCCTGGGCATCACGCTGGAACGCACGGAGATCACGCGGCAACTCCAGGCCCGCAACGCGGAACTCGACGCGCGCACGCAGGCGCTGGAGGCGTTCGCGCGGCTCACGCAGGACCTCGCCACGCACGGCGACCCCCACGAGTTCGTGCGGCGCGCGCAGGAGGTCACGCTGTCCCTGCTGCCGCCCGGCTACGCGCTGTACTACGAGCAGGACGGCGCGCACTGGCGTAACCGCGTGCAGGTCGGCAGCGTGGGCAACGACGACCTGCAGGCGTTCATCGACGCGGGCCCGCCCGTCGGGCACACGCCCAGCGTCGACGTGCCCTGGACGACCGGGCAGGCGTACTACCAGGACGACTACGCGCGCGGCAGCGACACGCCGCCCGAGATCGTGCAGCACGTGAACACCGTGGCGTCCCTGCCGGTGTTCCGGCACGGCGCGGTCGTGGGCGTCCTGATTGCCGTGCTGTTCGACGGGCGCCAGTGGACGCCCACGGACCGCGTCACGCTGGACACCGTCGTGCGCAGCCTCGGGCTGGCGCTGGAACGCGCCGAGCAGGCCGGTGAGCTGCGGCGGCGCACCGAGCAGCTCGAACGCAGCAACGCCGAACTCGAACAGTTCGCGTACGTCGCCTCGCACGACCTGCAGGCCCCCATCCGGGCCGTCACGAGTTTCGCCGGGATCATGGAACGCCGGTACGGTTCGCTTCTCGACGAGCGGGGGCAGCTGTACCTGCGGCAGATCGTGACCAGCGGCGAGCACATGAAACAACTGGTGGACGACCTGCTCACCTTCTCGCGCGTGCACACCGAGCCGCACGAGGTGCTGCCGGTGGACTCGGCCGCCGTGTTCGACCGGGTCGCGCAGCGCCTGCAGGTGGACGCCCCGGACGCGCAGGTGACCCGCGCGGCCCTGCCGACCGTCCGCGCGGACGCGCTGCAACTCGATCAGCTGCTCCAGAACCTGATCTCCAACGGCCTGAAGTACCGCCGGCCCGACGTCACGCCGCACGTGCGGGTCAGCGCCGAGCGGGACGGACCGGTGTGGCGTTTCGCGGTCGCGGACAACGGCATCGGCATCGAACCGCAGTACTTCGGGCGGATCTTCGAGATCTTCCAGCGGCTGCACGTCCGGGAGACGTACGAGGGCACCGGCATCGGCCTGGCTGTCTGCAAGAAGATCGTCGAGCAGCACGGCGGGCAGCTGTGGCTGGACAGCACGCCCGGAGAGGGCAGCACCTTCTACTTCACCCTCCCCGACGCGGGCTGA
- the tal gene encoding transaldolase, whose protein sequence is MNALEQLKQMTVVVADTGDLDAIRQYQPQDCTTNPSLILKAAGLSGYAQALKEAQELGDVEAAIDQLTVRIGTELTRIVPGYVSTEVDARLSFDTDAMIAKARHLIELYAAQGVGKDRILIKLATTWEGVEAARVLEAEGIRCNMTLVFSLEQAVAAAQAGAYLISPFVGRITDWYKKSTGTAEYATDEDPGVQSVRTIYRHFKTHGYPTVVMGASFRSAAQVKALAGCDRLTVSPALLGELAGDTGTLERVLNDQPATEKEAAMTEADFRWALAANPMANEKLAEGIRGFHEDTEKLRALLRAPQPAGA, encoded by the coding sequence ATGAACGCACTCGAACAACTCAAGCAGATGACGGTCGTCGTGGCCGACACGGGCGACCTGGACGCCATCCGCCAGTACCAGCCGCAGGACTGCACCACCAACCCCTCGCTGATCCTGAAGGCCGCTGGCCTCAGCGGGTACGCGCAGGCGCTGAAGGAAGCGCAGGAACTCGGGGACGTCGAGGCAGCCATCGATCAGCTGACCGTGCGCATCGGGACGGAACTGACCCGCATCGTGCCCGGCTACGTCAGCACCGAGGTGGACGCCCGCCTGTCCTTCGACACGGACGCCATGATCGCCAAGGCCCGCCACCTGATCGAACTGTACGCCGCGCAGGGCGTGGGTAAGGACCGCATCCTGATCAAACTGGCGACCACCTGGGAGGGCGTGGAGGCCGCGCGCGTGCTGGAAGCCGAGGGCATCCGCTGCAACATGACCCTGGTGTTCAGCCTGGAGCAGGCCGTGGCCGCCGCGCAGGCCGGGGCGTACCTGATCTCGCCGTTCGTGGGCCGCATCACCGACTGGTACAAGAAGAGCACCGGCACCGCCGAGTACGCCACCGACGAGGATCCGGGCGTGCAGAGCGTGCGCACCATCTACCGTCACTTCAAGACGCACGGGTACCCGACGGTCGTCATGGGCGCGTCGTTCCGCAGCGCCGCGCAGGTCAAGGCGCTGGCCGGCTGTGACCGCCTGACCGTCAGTCCCGCCCTGCTGGGCGAACTGGCCGGGGACACCGGCACGCTGGAACGCGTGCTGAACGACCAGCCCGCCACCGAGAAGGAAGCGGCGATGACCGAGGCGGACTTCCGCTGGGCGCTGGCCGCGAACCCCATGGCGAACGAGAAGCTCGCCGAGGGCATCCGTGGTTTCCACGAGGACACCGAGAAACTGCGCGCCCTGCTGCGCGCCCCCCAGCCCGCCGGAGCCTGA
- a CDS encoding NAD(P)-dependent alcohol dehydrogenase: protein MTKVHAYAALDATTPLQAHVIERRDLKPTDIQIEILYSGVCHSDLHQARSEWGPAIYPLVPGHEIVGRVTAVGEQVSRFKVGDLAGVGCMVDSCQHCDSCAEGLEQYCENGATWTYNSRERDTKLPTHGGYSTDIVVTEGFAVHVPETLDIRGVAPLLCAGITMFSPLNHWKIGKGHRVAIVGLGGLGHMGIKLAVAMGADVTLFTTSQGKADDAIRLGAHHVVFSTDRDAMKAARGSFDFIISTVPSGHDLNPYLMTLKRDGQLVIVGALEPVGLSGMPLVGQRRSVAGSNIGGIAETQQMLDFCAEHGIVADVEMIRMQDINEAYERMLKNDVKYRFVIDMAAYRAEQESAAD from the coding sequence ATGACCAAAGTGCATGCCTACGCCGCCCTCGACGCCACCACTCCCCTTCAGGCGCACGTGATCGAGCGACGCGACCTGAAACCCACGGATATCCAGATCGAGATCCTGTACAGCGGCGTGTGCCACTCGGACCTGCACCAGGCGCGCAGCGAGTGGGGTCCAGCCATCTACCCGCTGGTGCCCGGCCATGAGATCGTGGGCCGCGTGACCGCTGTGGGTGAGCAGGTCAGCCGCTTCAAGGTCGGGGACCTGGCGGGCGTGGGCTGCATGGTGGACTCCTGCCAGCACTGCGATTCCTGCGCCGAGGGCCTTGAACAGTACTGCGAGAACGGCGCCACCTGGACGTACAACTCGCGTGAACGCGACACGAAACTCCCCACGCACGGCGGGTACTCCACCGATATCGTCGTGACCGAGGGCTTCGCCGTGCACGTCCCGGAGACGCTGGACATCCGGGGGGTGGCGCCGCTGCTGTGCGCCGGGATCACCATGTTCTCCCCGCTGAACCACTGGAAGATCGGCAAGGGGCACCGGGTCGCCATCGTGGGCCTGGGCGGCCTGGGGCACATGGGCATCAAACTGGCGGTCGCGATGGGCGCCGACGTGACGCTGTTCACGACCTCGCAGGGCAAGGCCGACGACGCCATCCGCCTCGGCGCGCACCACGTGGTGTTCAGCACCGACAGGGACGCCATGAAGGCCGCGCGCGGCAGCTTCGATTTCATCATCAGCACCGTGCCCAGCGGCCACGACCTGAACCCGTACCTGATGACCCTCAAGCGCGACGGGCAACTGGTGATCGTGGGCGCGCTGGAACCCGTGGGCCTCAGCGGCATGCCCCTGGTCGGACAGCGGCGCAGCGTGGCGGGCAGCAACATCGGCGGGATCGCCGAGACGCAGCAGATGCTGGACTTCTGCGCCGAGCACGGCATCGTGGCTGACGTCGAGATGATCCGCATGCAGGACATCAACGAGGCCTACGAGCGGATGCTGAAGAACGACGTGAAATACCGCTTCGTGATCGACATGGCCGCCTACCGCGCCGAGCAGGAATCGGCCGCCGACTGA
- the rutA gene encoding pyrimidine utilization protein A: protein MDFGVFLPIGNNGWMLSATSPQYRPSFELNRDITLAAEKHGFEFVLSMVKLRGFGGKTEFWDYNLESFTLMAGLAAVTSRIQLYASVATLTLHPAMVARMAVTIDDISGGRFGINIVSGWNRSEYAQMGVWPGDEHYASRYDHASEYVQVMKELWRDGVSNFKGQYFQMDDCRLLPRPSHDIPLVCAGASERGMAFCAEHGHYNFMIADTEGDKLRAFNETLSGVAAAAGREIGTYALYTVILADTDEEARAREQHYRDGADLDAIAFMTGQASLDTAGTTAQVISELQGATFMGIGLLVGSPATVAQQIDRLAQIPGTSGMMLTFDDFVKGVERFGSEVMPLLQCRQATAAD from the coding sequence ATGGATTTTGGCGTGTTTCTACCGATCGGCAACAACGGATGGATGCTCTCGGCAACCAGCCCCCAGTACCGGCCCAGCTTCGAACTGAACAGGGACATCACGCTGGCCGCCGAGAAACACGGCTTCGAGTTCGTGCTGAGCATGGTGAAACTGCGCGGCTTCGGCGGAAAGACCGAGTTCTGGGATTACAACCTCGAATCGTTCACGCTGATGGCCGGGCTGGCCGCCGTGACCAGCCGCATCCAGCTGTACGCCAGTGTCGCCACGCTGACCCTGCACCCCGCCATGGTGGCGCGCATGGCCGTGACCATCGACGACATTTCCGGCGGGCGCTTCGGCATCAACATCGTGTCCGGCTGGAACCGCAGCGAGTACGCGCAGATGGGCGTGTGGCCCGGCGACGAGCACTACGCCTCCCGCTACGACCACGCCAGCGAGTACGTGCAGGTCATGAAGGAACTCTGGCGGGACGGGGTCAGCAACTTCAAGGGGCAGTACTTCCAGATGGACGATTGCCGCCTGCTGCCCAGACCCAGCCACGACATCCCGCTGGTGTGCGCCGGGGCCAGCGAGCGCGGCATGGCCTTCTGCGCCGAGCACGGCCACTACAACTTCATGATCGCCGACACCGAGGGCGACAAGCTGCGCGCCTTCAACGAGACCCTCAGTGGCGTGGCCGCCGCCGCCGGACGCGAGATCGGCACGTACGCCCTGTACACCGTGATCCTGGCCGACACCGACGAGGAAGCCCGCGCCCGCGAACAGCATTACCGCGACGGCGCCGACCTGGACGCCATCGCCTTCATGACCGGTCAGGCCAGCCTGGACACAGCCGGAACGACCGCGCAGGTCATCTCCGAGTTGCAGGGCGCGACCTTCATGGGAATCGGCCTGCTGGTCGGCTCGCCCGCCACCGTCGCGCAGCAGATCGACCGTCTGGCGCAGATTCCCGGCACGTCCGGCATGATGCTCACCTTCGATGATTTCGTGAAGGGCGTGGAACGCTTCGGCAGCGAGGTCATGCCGCTGCTGCAGTGCCGTCAGGCCACAGCGGCCGATTGA